One window of Alkaliphilus metalliredigens QYMF genomic DNA carries:
- a CDS encoding GntR family transcriptional regulator codes for MSLFHDNKPIFIQIKEKIEDQIVNKQLKEHDQIPSTTQMVHFYKVNHITISKGINLLVDEDIIYKKRGVGMFVAENARDKLLQNRRNQFVDTYVSPMIEEAKKLGLTHKDIADIMKKIEGV; via the coding sequence TTGAGTCTATTTCATGATAATAAACCTATATTTATACAGATTAAGGAGAAGATCGAAGATCAAATTGTTAATAAACAACTAAAGGAGCATGATCAAATACCGTCAACAACTCAAATGGTTCATTTCTATAAGGTAAATCACATTACTATTTCTAAAGGGATTAATTTGTTGGTGGATGAGGATATTATTTACAAGAAAAGAGGTGTGGGTATGTTCGTTGCTGAAAATGCTAGGGATAAGTTATTGCAAAACAGAAGAAATCAATTTGTAGACACCTATGTATCACCGATGATTGAAGAAGCAAAAAAATTAGGTCTAACCCACAAGGACATTGCCGATATTATGAAAAAAATTGAAGGAGTTTGA
- a CDS encoding ABC transporter ATP-binding protein: MMNFDVKLTNVSFKYNDFQALKDISFTLSQGKIYGLLGRNGAGKTTLLSLLASFNTPTSGTIRIGCEDPFENSKIMPNVAFLYESDYSEEDESVLDYFEASERYRPNFDTQYAKELAARFKLPLNKPINEFSSGMQSALNVILGLASRSPITIFDEVYLGMDAPTRELFYREVLEEQSRHPRIIILSTHLVSEMEYLFDHVLILDQGSVLVDEAIDEVIGRGASITGPADVVDKFVNNMKQLHTQELGNTKSIMVYGEISETDEAKANRNQLEIGSVSLQQLFIYLTEKEEE, encoded by the coding sequence ATGATGAATTTTGATGTAAAGTTAACCAATGTATCGTTTAAATATAATGATTTTCAAGCATTAAAGGATATTTCCTTTACTCTTTCCCAGGGGAAAATCTATGGATTACTAGGAAGAAACGGGGCTGGAAAAACGACCCTACTTTCACTGTTAGCCTCCTTCAATACACCTACATCCGGTACCATTAGAATAGGTTGCGAAGATCCCTTTGAAAACAGTAAAATCATGCCCAATGTTGCCTTCCTCTATGAAAGTGATTACAGTGAAGAGGACGAATCTGTTCTCGACTATTTTGAAGCATCTGAGCGTTATAGGCCTAACTTTGACACTCAATACGCTAAGGAGCTAGCTGCCCGATTTAAATTGCCCCTAAACAAACCTATTAATGAGTTCTCCAGTGGAATGCAGTCTGCATTAAATGTAATACTAGGCCTTGCAAGTCGTAGTCCAATTACCATATTCGACGAGGTTTATTTAGGTATGGATGCACCTACAAGAGAGTTATTTTATAGAGAAGTATTGGAGGAGCAATCTCGCCATCCAAGAATCATCATTTTATCTACTCATCTAGTCTCTGAAATGGAGTATCTATTTGATCACGTATTAATTTTGGATCAGGGGAGCGTATTAGTCGATGAGGCAATTGATGAAGTGATTGGTCGAGGTGCATCTATTACAGGCCCAGCTGATGTTGTTGATAAATTTGTCAATAACATGAAACAGTTACACACACAAGAACTTGGGAATACAAAATCGATAATGGTTTATGGAGAAATAAGCGAAACCGATGAAGCTAAGGCCAACAGAAATCAACTGGAGATAGGATCTGTTTCCCTACAACAACTATTTATTTATTTAACTGAAAAGGAGGAGGAATAA